One window from the genome of Sulfodiicoccus acidiphilus encodes:
- a CDS encoding class I SAM-dependent methyltransferase, giving the protein MSAFDRFAEEYDSWFVKNRNVFLSELGLVEELLRGEKEILSVGCGSGLFEAALRERGIVIEDCVEPSEMGRIARARGLKVLRGFAEELPVQTNYSTVLMNGVIHYLNDPVKALLEVKRVLKDGGHLVLCWVAGEGSYGLLYRLASEVGWEDLRDVSPENPYPAKFLEGAKWPTVDEVRKLLAQTRFREVEVMQTLTRHPKYSNLEYELPSPGYDRGDYLCVKAQKLRTEEGQFSFERKDLMAPPKGEQGTNESPAGRNSST; this is encoded by the coding sequence GTGTCAGCTTTCGACCGGTTCGCCGAAGAGTACGACTCTTGGTTCGTGAAGAACCGCAACGTGTTCCTCTCGGAGCTCGGTCTGGTTGAGGAACTCTTGAGGGGAGAGAAGGAGATCTTGAGCGTTGGATGCGGCAGCGGACTATTCGAGGCCGCGCTCAGGGAGAGGGGGATCGTAATTGAGGACTGCGTGGAGCCTTCGGAGATGGGGAGGATAGCTCGAGCTAGGGGGCTAAAGGTGTTGAGGGGTTTCGCCGAGGAATTACCGGTTCAGACCAACTACAGTACGGTCCTCATGAACGGCGTGATTCACTACTTGAACGACCCAGTTAAGGCACTGCTGGAGGTGAAGAGGGTACTGAAGGACGGGGGGCACTTAGTTCTCTGTTGGGTCGCGGGGGAGGGCTCATACGGCCTCCTCTATAGACTCGCCTCCGAGGTCGGTTGGGAGGACCTTAGGGACGTCTCCCCCGAGAACCCCTACCCCGCGAAGTTCTTGGAGGGAGCCAAGTGGCCGACCGTGGACGAGGTGAGGAAGCTTCTGGCCCAAACTCGCTTCAGGGAAGTCGAGGTCATGCAGACCTTGACGCGACATCCCAAGTACTCCAACCTGGAATACGAACTCCCTTCCCCAGGATACGACAGGGGAGACTACTTGTGCGTCAAAGCCCAGAAACTCCGAACCGAGGAAGGACAGTTCTCCTTCGAGCGAAAGGACCTAATGGCGCCCCCAAAGGGCGAACAAGGTACCAACGAATCACCGGCGGGTCGAAACTCGTCTACGTGA
- a CDS encoding AbrB/MazE/SpoVT family DNA-binding domain-containing protein, with translation MDRVIRVGKRNSIYLPKDVAESINVKEGDKLVLVSKGDRLELIPLRRPSKYWTEIDVDEVEEVGEEVSRSLGIDR, from the coding sequence GTGGACAGGGTGATAAGGGTCGGCAAGAGGAACTCCATATACCTTCCTAAGGACGTGGCCGAGAGCATTAACGTAAAGGAGGGGGACAAGTTGGTCCTGGTGAGCAAGGGAGACAGGCTGGAGCTGATCCCCTTGAGGAGACCCTCTAAGTACTGGACGGAGATCGACGTCGACGAGGTGGAGGAAGTTGGAGAGGAAGTTAGCAGATCTCTCGGAATTGATCGTTGA
- a CDS encoding PIN domain-containing protein: MERKLADLSELIVDTTFLLPFLGVKVRGIESDRLLEGRTVYYPSLMLVELLAVVFKEAKRLKLRKVPEEAIVGLSYLVSSLRFVNLEGQDVQVAYDVVSRGWNDVFDATLYSAHATTKVPVVTADRSFYDFLKRNGFDVDGVILV, encoded by the coding sequence TTGGAGAGGAAGTTAGCAGATCTCTCGGAATTGATCGTTGACACCACTTTCCTACTCCCCTTCCTCGGAGTCAAGGTCAGGGGGATCGAGAGCGATCGGCTCCTCGAGGGTAGAACTGTTTATTACCCCTCCCTCATGTTGGTGGAGCTCCTCGCGGTGGTGTTCAAGGAGGCCAAGAGGTTGAAGTTGAGGAAGGTGCCCGAGGAAGCCATAGTTGGTTTGTCCTACCTAGTTAGCTCCCTCAGGTTCGTGAATTTGGAGGGTCAGGACGTACAGGTGGCCTACGACGTGGTGAGTAGGGGGTGGAACGACGTGTTCGACGCGACGTTGTACTCCGCCCACGCTACCACCAAGGTTCCCGTGGTCACCGCCGATCGCTCCTTTTACGACTTCCTGAAGAGGAACGGTTTCGACGTCGACGGAGTGATACTCGTCTGA
- the cas6 gene encoding CRISPR-associated endoribonuclease Cas6: MRVCLKLRVLSGEVPVHYNYLVQSLIYRRLPERTRKLLHDGGVKEGPRRFKLFTFSRLYGDFTRRGEDLVFKDFVYLCVSSVFSKQMKALMKNFGEHPEVRIGKAKLTVDSMRVVKFPNLENREFYTLSPVVVTKKTEVTKYLLPHQEEYSLWLELNVKRKVKVVTGREIKSPVRVRFLKWRRTVTMYKGNVVVGAMGRFKFNAPKTAIMIGYLAGLGTKNSQGFGMFEFQGISVRDLLG; this comes from the coding sequence TTGAGGGTATGTCTTAAGCTCAGGGTCCTGTCGGGCGAGGTGCCCGTTCACTATAACTACTTAGTTCAGTCACTCATATATCGTCGGCTTCCTGAGAGAACCAGGAAGTTACTTCATGACGGTGGAGTCAAGGAGGGTCCGAGGAGGTTCAAACTCTTCACGTTCTCTAGGTTATACGGAGACTTCACGAGGAGAGGAGAAGACCTAGTGTTCAAAGACTTTGTCTACCTCTGTGTCTCCTCTGTGTTCTCGAAGCAGATGAAGGCATTGATGAAGAATTTCGGAGAGCACCCTGAAGTGAGGATAGGAAAGGCCAAGCTCACCGTGGACAGCATGAGGGTGGTGAAGTTCCCTAACTTGGAGAACAGGGAGTTCTACACCCTTTCTCCAGTGGTGGTCACAAAGAAGACCGAGGTGACGAAGTACCTCCTCCCTCATCAAGAGGAATACTCTCTTTGGTTGGAGCTAAACGTGAAAAGGAAAGTCAAGGTAGTGACGGGAAGGGAGATCAAGTCTCCCGTCAGGGTTCGGTTCCTGAAGTGGAGGAGGACAGTAACCATGTACAAGGGGAACGTCGTTGTGGGGGCAATGGGTAGGTTCAAATTTAACGCGCCGAAGACCGCGATAATGATAGGTTACTTGGCAGGTCTAGGAACAAAGAACAGTCAGGGGTTCGGTATGTTCGAGTTTCAAGGAATAAGTGTGAGGGACCTACTAGGCTAA
- the cas5 gene encoding CRISPR-associated protein Cas5: MRLLRVRIKGKMAHFRKVYSNSTSLSYYFPPRTTVLGIMAAALGMERDSYYEKLNWYDVGVAALTPLRKLVTGEDVLDTDQVSVTKLRGLGVECPPPKR, translated from the coding sequence TTGAGGTTACTGAGGGTTAGGATCAAGGGAAAGATGGCCCACTTCAGAAAGGTTTACAGTAACTCCACCTCCCTCTCTTACTACTTTCCTCCTAGGACAACAGTGCTAGGAATCATGGCCGCGGCCCTGGGAATGGAGAGGGATAGCTACTATGAGAAACTAAACTGGTACGATGTAGGTGTAGCAGCCCTAACTCCCTTGAGGAAGCTGGTGACTGGTGAGGATGTTCTCGATACGGACCAGGTTTCTGTCACTAAACTGAGGGGACTAGGGGTAGAGTGCCCACCACCAAAGAGGTAG
- the cas7b gene encoding type I-B CRISPR-associated protein Cas7/Csh2, giving the protein MIGLDPPTKNNPPTKNSEILLIYEVKMANPNGDPDDENRPRMDPKTRTNIVTDVRVKRFFRDLLISRQGEDKVWVSKVDGKNVDATTKLEKYGGNPEDVLNSCVDARLFGATIPKKGEKKGESISFTGPLQLSWGYSLHRVDLMDTRSITSIFSGRDTGAGNIGKDYRVYYSLLAFYGAFSYRRAQRTKASVEDLKIFDNLIWEAILSESVTRSKIGHYPHLYMRVEWPEADRFEGDLRRFVKVKERKEAVRGLEDLELDFSALIAKLKQATVYSRCSQEMSKVCEEMRKVANVVNLPHPA; this is encoded by the coding sequence TTGATTGGTTTGGATCCTCCAACTAAGAACAACCCTCCTACTAAGAACTCGGAGATCCTCCTCATATACGAAGTGAAGATGGCTAACCCCAATGGAGATCCGGACGACGAGAACAGACCTAGGATGGACCCCAAGACCAGGACCAACATAGTGACGGACGTGAGGGTTAAGAGATTCTTCAGGGATCTACTCATATCGAGGCAAGGTGAGGACAAGGTCTGGGTATCCAAGGTCGACGGAAAGAACGTAGATGCCACGACGAAGTTAGAGAAGTACGGGGGGAACCCAGAGGATGTTCTAAACTCCTGCGTGGACGCTAGGCTGTTCGGGGCCACCATTCCCAAGAAGGGAGAGAAGAAGGGAGAGTCCATATCCTTCACCGGACCGCTCCAACTGAGTTGGGGTTACTCCCTGCATAGGGTAGATCTGATGGACACTAGGAGCATAACATCCATCTTTTCCGGTAGGGACACTGGAGCGGGGAACATAGGAAAGGACTACAGGGTCTACTACTCCCTCCTGGCCTTCTACGGTGCATTCAGTTACAGAAGAGCCCAGAGGACCAAGGCCTCCGTTGAAGACCTCAAGATCTTCGACAACCTCATCTGGGAGGCCATACTGTCGGAGTCCGTGACGAGGAGTAAGATTGGGCACTATCCTCACCTGTACATGAGAGTGGAATGGCCTGAGGCGGATAGATTCGAGGGAGACCTGAGAAGGTTTGTAAAGGTGAAGGAGAGGAAGGAGGCCGTTAGGGGACTGGAAGATCTCGAACTGGACTTCTCTGCCCTCATAGCTAAACTTAAGCAAGCCACGGTGTACTCCAGGTGTTCCCAAGAGATGTCCAAGGTATGCGAGGAGATGAGGAAGGTCGCTAACGTAGTGAACCTTCCACATCCCGCCTAG
- a CDS encoding TM1802 family CRISPR-associated protein, which yields MFAALREIGRLGSEESHEKLPIKELKDNEGSLCYVVFDDDSKTVSLERVELYEDVERDLAFMGNYGGQKDQLGVTTNQFKYVLGFDEEGKAVKREKKFALQVISQRLKGTELGNIVDSVLSWYTPDPDKFKDVFEKVRNSKDCKLYTVKILHNGREVILAKEKEYRSLLSASGETVEGTCQICGSNQVLENPDYPNGSILKIFITDKKGFLPHLFEDNVTLAHSVCPSCRSLLVLGSNYVEQRLVSSMGAINAYIIPDLPPRGLEQFLKLYEPSLEGFLLKSLEDVRNAEKEVDDAARDLSVEPRLTILFGKRQQAKFKVWRVIPEVSYLRLIAVVKTFNRSASLLRFSWSPSFKDLYASLPVRETRDGVDPRYFLDFFEAIVLDYPLDPSFVYKAFTESLRCRRYETCENRETMRRSLEDLVLLQHIFIYSMGLLGLMSVSSALPRESDRSRAGEIAESMGLKGGRKGLYLLGYLTAQVGKEQAKKEDKRKAILDRIDFEGMDYEDVKVYANRLAESLRDYNVLQYNEAELGEALRLIEEDSGSLRNPQENVFLILLGYSYTTKQILESTSHRE from the coding sequence ATGTTCGCAGCCCTGCGAGAGATAGGGAGGTTGGGCTCGGAAGAGAGTCACGAGAAATTACCGATTAAGGAGTTGAAAGACAACGAAGGGAGTTTGTGTTACGTGGTTTTCGATGACGATTCCAAGACCGTGTCCCTAGAAAGGGTTGAACTGTATGAAGATGTGGAAAGGGACCTAGCCTTCATGGGTAACTACGGAGGCCAGAAGGATCAACTAGGGGTAACTACGAACCAGTTCAAGTACGTCTTGGGGTTCGACGAAGAAGGCAAGGCGGTGAAACGCGAAAAGAAATTCGCCCTCCAGGTTATCTCCCAGAGGCTCAAGGGAACTGAGCTGGGCAATATCGTGGATTCGGTCCTCTCGTGGTACACTCCTGATCCGGATAAGTTCAAGGATGTCTTTGAGAAAGTGAGGAACTCGAAGGACTGTAAGCTCTACACGGTGAAAATACTTCACAACGGAAGAGAGGTGATCCTGGCTAAGGAGAAGGAGTACAGGTCCTTACTCTCCGCCTCAGGGGAGACAGTGGAGGGAACATGTCAGATCTGTGGTTCCAATCAAGTGCTGGAGAACCCAGATTATCCCAACGGATCCATCCTGAAGATATTCATCACCGACAAGAAGGGATTTCTCCCTCACCTCTTTGAGGACAATGTGACCCTGGCCCACAGTGTGTGCCCCTCCTGTAGAAGTCTCCTCGTCCTAGGCAGCAACTACGTGGAGCAGAGACTCGTGAGCAGTATGGGAGCGATAAACGCTTACATCATTCCAGACCTCCCACCTCGGGGATTAGAGCAGTTCCTGAAACTCTACGAACCCAGTCTAGAAGGGTTCCTCCTAAAATCTCTAGAGGACGTAAGGAATGCGGAGAAAGAGGTGGATGACGCCGCAAGAGACCTGAGTGTGGAACCTAGACTGACTATCCTCTTCGGCAAGAGGCAGCAGGCCAAGTTCAAGGTCTGGAGGGTAATACCGGAGGTGAGTTACCTGAGGTTGATTGCCGTGGTCAAGACCTTCAACAGGTCCGCTTCTCTGCTCAGATTCTCTTGGTCTCCTTCCTTTAAGGACCTCTACGCTAGCCTACCCGTGAGGGAGACTAGGGACGGAGTAGATCCGAGGTACTTTCTGGACTTCTTTGAGGCCATTGTCTTGGACTACCCCTTGGATCCGAGTTTCGTCTACAAGGCGTTCACGGAGTCCCTGAGGTGCAGGAGGTACGAGACCTGCGAGAACAGGGAGACGATGAGGAGGAGCCTAGAGGATCTCGTTCTACTTCAGCATATATTTATATATTCCATGGGACTACTAGGACTTATGAGTGTCAGTTCCGCCCTCCCTCGTGAGAGTGACAGAAGTAGAGCAGGAGAGATAGCCGAATCCATGGGACTCAAGGGAGGCAGGAAAGGCCTTTACCTCTTGGGTTACCTCACCGCTCAGGTTGGAAAGGAGCAGGCTAAGAAAGAGGACAAGAGGAAGGCAATTCTTGACAGGATAGACTTCGAAGGGATGGACTATGAGGACGTAAAGGTATACGCAAACAGGTTGGCCGAGTCCCTCAGGGACTACAATGTACTTCAATATAATGAAGCTGAGTTGGGGGAGGCCCTCAGATTGATCGAAGAGGATAGTGGATCCTTGAGGAATCCACAAGAGAATGTGTTCCTAATCCTTTTGGGCTATTCCTACACTACGAAACAGATCCTCGAATCGACTTCCCACAGAGAGTAA
- the cas2 gene encoding CRISPR-associated endonuclease Cas2: MYVILVYDFDESRVNRALQTCRKYLTWVQRSVFEGEISEGKFYALKEELRRIMRGKDSVIIYLLETGRYLKREVLGEEGQPFNVL; the protein is encoded by the coding sequence ATGTACGTGATACTCGTGTACGATTTCGACGAGAGTAGGGTCAACAGGGCTCTCCAAACCTGTAGGAAGTACCTAACCTGGGTCCAGAGGTCCGTGTTCGAGGGCGAGATAAGCGAGGGAAAATTTTACGCCTTAAAGGAGGAGCTACGCAGGATCATGAGGGGAAAGGACTCCGTCATAATATACCTCTTGGAAACAGGTAGGTACTTAAAAAGAGAAGTCTTGGGAGAGGAAGGACAGCCCTTCAACGTCCTCTAG
- a CDS encoding Dna2/Cas4 domain-containing protein, with protein MTPYRHHARLEFGREIHRIHSEEVPLSLEGMKLDRFREDSGVVVEIKSTSRHLESARAQVAYYLYRLREVGVRAGGEIWVPEEGLKEKVEGFSEEEVGKDLERIKHIVEMERPPPRKWIRYCGKCAYRGLCWGEER; from the coding sequence ATCACTCCCTACAGACACCACGCGAGGCTGGAGTTCGGTAGGGAAATTCACAGAATCCACTCCGAGGAGGTTCCGCTCTCCCTAGAGGGAATGAAGCTGGACAGGTTCAGGGAGGACAGTGGAGTAGTGGTGGAAATAAAGTCCACCTCGAGGCACCTGGAGTCGGCTAGGGCCCAGGTCGCGTATTACCTCTATAGGTTGAGGGAAGTAGGGGTGAGGGCCGGGGGAGAGATCTGGGTGCCGGAAGAGGGGTTGAAGGAGAAAGTCGAGGGATTTAGTGAGGAAGAGGTCGGAAAGGACCTGGAGAGAATCAAGCATATAGTGGAGATGGAGAGACCTCCTCCCAGGAAATGGATAAGGTATTGCGGGAAGTGTGCCTACAGAGGCCTTTGTTGGGGTGAAGAAAGGTGA
- the cas1b gene encoding type I-B CRISPR-associated endonuclease Cas1b: MGKSSMKRIYITSHGELKRKSNTLAFVTKEGTKYVPVTQVRSLYVYGEVRLNKRVLHFISRYGIPIHFFSRRYLGSFLPKVQNVSGFVLLKQVQAYLGEDRVKLAKAFVEGSIKNMALVLRENGEDPGRVRALLERLEKAGNVVEVMGVEGAARVEYYQALDGILGGELGKRTKRPPENWLNSLISLGNTMLYLEALDQIIQTQLDPRIGFLHSTNLRRFSLNLDIADVFKPLIVDRLIISMVNRREVGKDDFEVEGLKLKKDALRKFLVKFDEKLESKVKVGRRRISYSTLLRYEAYKVERHVIGDGEYRPHVGR; this comes from the coding sequence TTGGGGAAGTCCTCCATGAAAAGGATATACATCACATCCCACGGGGAGCTTAAAAGGAAGTCTAACACCTTGGCCTTCGTCACGAAGGAGGGAACTAAGTACGTCCCCGTGACTCAGGTGAGGTCCCTTTACGTGTACGGGGAGGTGAGGTTGAACAAGAGGGTCTTACACTTCATATCCAGGTACGGGATTCCTATACACTTCTTCTCCAGGAGGTACCTGGGCAGCTTCTTACCCAAGGTCCAGAACGTATCGGGCTTCGTGCTCCTGAAACAGGTCCAGGCCTATTTGGGAGAGGATAGGGTGAAGTTGGCGAAGGCCTTCGTGGAGGGCTCAATCAAGAACATGGCACTTGTGCTCAGGGAAAACGGGGAGGACCCAGGAAGGGTTAGGGCGTTGCTTGAGAGACTGGAAAAAGCAGGTAATGTGGTGGAGGTAATGGGGGTGGAGGGAGCGGCGAGAGTGGAGTATTACCAAGCATTGGATGGAATATTGGGAGGGGAACTCGGTAAAAGGACAAAGAGGCCACCAGAGAACTGGTTGAACTCCCTGATCAGCCTCGGTAACACCATGCTCTACCTAGAGGCATTGGATCAGATAATCCAGACACAGCTCGACCCCAGGATAGGTTTCCTACACAGTACCAACCTCAGGAGGTTCAGTCTGAACCTAGACATAGCAGACGTGTTCAAGCCGTTGATAGTGGACAGACTCATTATTTCCATGGTGAACAGACGTGAGGTGGGTAAAGATGACTTCGAGGTGGAGGGACTGAAGTTAAAGAAGGACGCGCTCAGGAAGTTCCTCGTAAAGTTCGACGAGAAGCTAGAGAGTAAGGTGAAGGTGGGGAGGAGGAGAATCTCCTATTCCACCTTGCTTAGGTACGAGGCCTACAAGGTGGAGAGGCACGTCATAGGAGATGGAGAGTATAGACCTCACGTAGGAAGATGA
- the cas3 gene encoding CRISPR-associated helicase Cas3', which yields MAYYSHPNKELRDHLREVGEGAKENVISAGRSDLADYAFLAGGLHDIGKYTRYFQEHLITGRKVDCSDHAFLSSLVALHESKRFGNPVLAALTAVSVYSHHGQLKGLDRYSEVLTTKEMESENSSSCLSKQYEDLLSRWTEIRREVEWISGDIPPLGSLLREASSLTRKARLENKGWKEYFDGLLIFSSLIDADKHSAAGVKESELPLPEPEVLKSHLLSLTSPNPKVGEMREQLRAWALRFTPSSAFVTLVAPTGSGKTLAGTLVALKGGKRRVVYSLPFISVIEQNADVLARVLGEDRVLKFHHLALRFKEDETQDTESRLMLAESWDSPLVITTFEALVSTFFTSRNVNLKRFHNLAGSFLILDEVQAFPLEYLWLIREALEEMTKHLNVNVLLMTATLPLKDEANHPVTFVPNRYRVEFRRFEDVETPEELANSLELERSGMVELNTIASAEATFKVLVERGERPSFLSTRIVPKERWRRIQKIKRALEEGERVSLVTTQMVEAGVDLDFRRGYRDLGPLDSVIQAAGRVNRNYGEQGVLTLTKIQRNNSNRTDFSLIYGTLSEEITLKVLKKWRTGFQEKDVPEVLEEYYSEVRRRYNDFRTKDAEKLRRPIQELRYDEVEMRLIRNEPKYPVYVTLDDEAEEVLSRLREVLKERGYERRAKLKALRGSAEQYVVRVWEEPSLTFDERLGWYVLEKEELDRFYDRDTGFRKMKEEGAVLW from the coding sequence ATGGCGTATTACAGTCACCCGAACAAAGAACTAAGGGATCACCTCAGGGAAGTAGGAGAAGGAGCCAAAGAGAACGTCATCTCCGCGGGCAGGAGTGACTTGGCCGACTACGCCTTCCTCGCAGGGGGACTCCACGATATCGGGAAGTACACCAGATACTTCCAAGAACACCTAATTACCGGAAGGAAGGTGGATTGTTCTGATCACGCCTTCCTTTCTTCTCTTGTCGCCCTTCACGAATCCAAGAGATTTGGGAACCCAGTACTAGCTGCTCTAACGGCCGTATCGGTTTATTCCCACCACGGTCAACTAAAGGGTTTGGATCGTTACAGTGAAGTCTTGACAACTAAGGAGATGGAGTCGGAGAACTCCTCCTCCTGTCTCTCCAAGCAATATGAAGACCTGCTCTCAAGGTGGACTGAGATCAGAAGGGAAGTAGAGTGGATCTCAGGTGACATCCCTCCACTCGGCTCACTCCTTAGAGAGGCGTCATCTCTAACTAGGAAGGCCAGACTGGAGAATAAAGGGTGGAAGGAGTACTTCGACGGGCTCCTCATCTTCTCCTCCCTCATAGATGCGGACAAGCACAGCGCTGCGGGGGTGAAGGAATCTGAACTCCCCCTACCGGAACCGGAGGTGCTGAAGTCCCACTTGCTCTCCCTCACCTCGCCCAATCCCAAAGTAGGGGAGATGAGGGAACAGCTCAGGGCTTGGGCCCTTCGGTTCACGCCATCCTCCGCCTTCGTTACACTCGTTGCTCCCACGGGTAGCGGGAAGACCCTGGCCGGAACCCTCGTGGCTCTGAAGGGAGGTAAGAGAAGAGTGGTGTACTCCCTCCCCTTCATCAGTGTAATAGAGCAGAACGCTGACGTTCTCGCTAGGGTTCTAGGGGAGGACAGGGTCCTAAAGTTTCATCACCTTGCGTTGAGGTTCAAAGAGGACGAGACGCAGGACACGGAGAGCAGGCTGATGCTCGCAGAGAGTTGGGACTCCCCCCTGGTGATAACCACCTTTGAAGCCCTAGTTTCGACCTTCTTCACTTCCAGAAACGTGAACTTGAAGAGGTTCCATAACCTAGCAGGGTCCTTCCTGATACTGGACGAGGTCCAAGCATTCCCGCTGGAGTACCTCTGGTTAATAAGGGAGGCGCTAGAGGAGATGACTAAACACCTGAACGTGAATGTACTCCTCATGACCGCCACCCTCCCCCTAAAGGACGAGGCAAATCACCCAGTAACCTTTGTCCCCAACAGGTACAGGGTGGAGTTCAGGAGGTTCGAGGACGTGGAGACGCCTGAGGAGTTGGCAAACTCCTTGGAGCTGGAGCGATCTGGCATGGTTGAGTTGAACACCATAGCCTCGGCCGAGGCTACCTTCAAGGTCTTGGTGGAAAGAGGTGAGAGACCCTCCTTCCTATCCACAAGGATAGTACCTAAGGAGAGATGGAGGAGGATTCAGAAGATCAAGAGGGCCCTAGAGGAGGGGGAGAGGGTGAGTCTTGTCACTACCCAGATGGTGGAGGCCGGAGTCGATCTAGACTTCAGGAGAGGATACAGGGATTTGGGACCCCTGGACTCCGTTATACAGGCAGCTGGGAGGGTGAACAGGAATTACGGTGAGCAGGGCGTGCTTACGCTTACCAAGATTCAGAGGAACAATTCGAACAGAACCGACTTCTCTCTGATTTACGGAACGTTATCTGAGGAAATCACGTTGAAGGTACTCAAGAAGTGGAGGACTGGTTTTCAAGAGAAGGACGTCCCAGAGGTACTAGAGGAGTACTATTCGGAAGTCAGGAGGAGATACAACGACTTCCGGACGAAGGACGCGGAGAAGCTGAGGAGGCCAATTCAAGAGCTAAGATACGACGAGGTGGAGATGAGGTTGATAAGGAATGAACCGAAATACCCGGTCTACGTCACCCTAGACGACGAGGCTGAGGAAGTGTTGAGCAGATTGAGGGAGGTCTTGAAGGAGAGGGGTTACGAGAGAAGGGCCAAGCTGAAGGCTCTGAGGGGCTCTGCGGAACAATACGTGGTGAGGGTCTGGGAGGAACCTTCCCTGACCTTTGACGAGAGGTTAGGATGGTACGTCTTGGAAAAGGAGGAGTTGGACAGGTTCTACGATAGAGACACGGGGTTCAGGAAGATGAAGGAAGAGGGGGCAGTCCTGTGGTGA
- the cas2 gene encoding CRISPR-associated endonuclease Cas2: MYLVIYDISDDPLRTKVAAFLKSKGLTRIQYSAFVGKLTSSQLRDVVAGVKLLTRGRDSERLNVQVFPITESQYEQRTVIGKTYGEEDVVVT, from the coding sequence ATGTACCTCGTGATATACGATATATCGGACGACCCGCTTAGGACCAAGGTGGCGGCCTTCCTCAAGAGCAAGGGCCTCACCAGGATACAGTACAGTGCCTTCGTGGGGAAGCTGACGTCCTCCCAGCTCAGGGACGTAGTAGCGGGAGTCAAGCTGTTAACTCGAGGAAGGGACTCCGAGAGGCTAAACGTGCAGGTGTTCCCGATCACCGAGTCCCAGTACGAGCAGAGGACGGTGATAGGGAAGACCTACGGTGAGGAGGACGTCGTGGTGACATGA
- the cas1 gene encoding CRISPR-associated endonuclease Cas1, whose translation MDEWGAFVGTKDGLITCSVKGTLKWAVSPVELDALVFQVTAAVSTEVVKLANEHGVDLVFMDHDEPVARVVGAKFGGSPKVWVAQLRTKRSAELAWSFVRGKVRNQLTTLRYYQRKYGGLELEAMERTLEASPSSREEAMQLEAAAAKVYWLAVKKLIPPSLKFPGRRFKRRAEDPFNVALNIGYGLLRAWTWRAVVVAGLLPYVGFLHKYRPGRPSLVFDLMEEFRSPLVDRPLIALARTKPEDLTSGDRKPLLRVLLESVRREDVLHQARKLARCLLDGSPYTPYVAK comes from the coding sequence GTGGACGAGTGGGGGGCCTTCGTGGGGACGAAGGACGGACTCATAACTTGTTCCGTGAAGGGAACGCTGAAGTGGGCGGTCTCCCCGGTGGAGTTAGACGCCCTTGTGTTCCAGGTGACCGCCGCCGTCTCCACGGAAGTGGTGAAGCTGGCTAACGAGCACGGGGTGGACCTTGTCTTCATGGACCACGACGAGCCGGTGGCCAGGGTGGTGGGGGCCAAGTTCGGGGGATCTCCAAAGGTGTGGGTGGCCCAACTCAGGACCAAGAGGTCCGCCGAGCTGGCGTGGAGTTTCGTGAGGGGGAAAGTGAGGAACCAGCTCACGACCCTCAGGTACTACCAGAGGAAGTACGGTGGGTTGGAGCTCGAGGCGATGGAAAGGACCCTGGAGGCGTCTCCGTCGAGTAGGGAGGAGGCGATGCAGTTGGAGGCCGCGGCTGCCAAAGTCTACTGGCTCGCCGTCAAGAAGCTGATCCCTCCTTCCCTCAAGTTCCCCGGGAGGAGGTTCAAGAGGAGGGCCGAGGACCCTTTCAACGTCGCCCTCAACATAGGGTACGGACTGCTCAGGGCTTGGACGTGGAGGGCGGTGGTAGTGGCGGGACTCCTCCCTTACGTGGGGTTCCTCCACAAGTACAGACCTGGGAGGCCGTCCCTAGTGTTCGACCTCATGGAGGAGTTCAGGTCTCCGCTAGTCGACAGGCCCCTCATCGCGTTGGCCAGGACTAAACCGGAGGACCTGACCTCTGGAGATAGGAAGCCCCTCTTGAGGGTCCTCCTGGAGTCGGTAAGGAGAGAGGACGTACTGCACCAGGCCAGGAAGCTGGCGAGGTGTCTCCTGGACGGATCGCCCTACACCCCATACGTGGCCAAGTGA